In Macadamia integrifolia cultivar HAES 741 chromosome 5, SCU_Mint_v3, whole genome shotgun sequence, a single window of DNA contains:
- the LOC122079097 gene encoding small heat shock protein, chloroplastic-like, whose product MSSSSFSNLSVSFPFPPERTIGSKLPSIGSPSLLRLTGGRRGKSVMIAAEGRDNLDHLQRQTKQQSPQLPQQQPKRRVAPVAPIGLWDRFPTARTVQQMMETMERVMDDPFAYSTTWPSPSLKEEGGYRGGRTPWDIKEGENDYKMRFDMPGMTRNDVKVWVEDKMLVVKAEKVSKKKKESEGEAELMNQEGEEWSAKSYGRYNSRIALPENIEFEKIKAEVRDGVLYIDIPKASSSNKVLDINVQ is encoded by the exons ATgtcttcctcatcattttcaaaTCTCAGCGTCTCCTTTCCCTTTCCACCAGAGAGAACCATTGGTTCTAAGCTGCCCTCTATTGGGTCTCCTTCTCTGCTTAGACTTACGGGTGGAAGACGTGGGAAGAGTGTCATGATAGCAGCAGAAGGAAGAGACAACCTCGATCACTTGCAGAGACAAACCAAGCAACAAAGTCCACAACTACCACAACAACAGCCAAAGAGGAGAGTCGCCCCAGTAGCACCCATCG GGCTATGGGATCGATTTCCAACAGCAAGGACTGTGCAACAAATGATGGAGACAATGGAGAGGGTGATGGACGATCCATTTGCTTACAGCACCACCTGGCCATCCCCGAGCTTGAAGGAAGAAGGGGGTTACAGAGGAGGGAGAACACCATGGGACatcaaagaaggagagaacGACTACAAGATGAGATTCGACATGCCTGGGATGACCAGAAACGATGTCAAGGTGTGGGTTGAGGACAAGATGTTGGTGGTCAAGGCAGAGAAGGTctctaagaagaagaaagaatctgAAGGAGAAGCGGAATTGATGAATCAAGAAGGAGAAGAGTGGTCGGCGAAGAGCTATGGGAGATATAACAGTCGGATTGCGTTGCCGGAGAATATCGAATTCGAGAAGATAAAGGCAGAGGTTAGAGATGGTGTGCTCTACATTGACATTCCAAAGGCTTCTTCTTCCAACAAAGTTTTGGATATCAATGTTCAATGA
- the LOC122079857 gene encoding heme chaperone HemW, producing the protein MLRQAFNPIVSAILPTNFKIPVASRSISNAILHNPRTVRENASPNNREHGISRPTPLTSPTSAYVHLPFCRKRCHYCDFAIVALGSSSSNMIEDDPRITNYVQLLCREIEATTAVTPPDNHQPLETIFFGGGTPSLVPPRLISRVIDSLRSKFGLHFNAEISIEMDPGTFDTTKMRELLALGVNRVSLGVQAFQEELLRECGRAHGVQEVYEALDTISSCGLANWSMDLISSLPHQTPEMWEESLKLTIEARPTHVSVYDLQVEQDTKFGALYTSGEFPLPSETQSAQFYRMASEKLSNAGYDHYEISSYCKSGFECKHNLTYWKNKPFYAFGLGSASYIDGVRFSRPRKMKEFLGYVQNLEDGLVNHIIGSVDAKDTAMDVVMLSFRTARGLDLRSFAAEFGSYLPISLCKALGPYMESGHVIALDEKRKALHADELGFMLSNEKKIEELVHFLRLSDPDGFLLSNELISVAFAAMSP; encoded by the exons ATGCTTAGACAAGCATTCAATCCCATCGTTTCTGCTATTCTTCCTACCAATTTCAAAATCCCTGTAGCTTCACGTTCGATTTCTAATGCCATCTTACACAATCCACGTACTGTTCGAGAAAATGCCTCACCCAATAATAGAGAGCACGGCATCAGCAGGCCAACCCCCCTAACTTCTCCGACCTCGGCTTATGTCCATCTTCCCTTCTGCAGAAAACGTTGCCATTACTGTGACTTCGCGATCGTTGCTCTGGGCAGTTCTTCTTCTAACATGATCGAGGATGACCCGCGCATCACAAACTATGTTCAACTCCTCTGTCGTGAAATCGAAGCCACAACTGCCGTGACACCTCCTGACAACCACCAGCCTCTCGAAACCATCTTCTTTGGCGGAGGAACGCCATCCCTCGTGCCTCCAAGACTCATCTCCAGAGTTATAGATTCGCTGAGATCAAAATTTGGGTTGCATTTCAATGCTGAAATCTCGATTGAAATGGACCCTGGGACGTTTGATACGACGAAGATGAGGGAATTGCTGGCGTTGGGAGTGAACAGAGTGTCTCTTGGGGTTCAAGCCTTCCAAGAAGAGTTGTTGAGGGAGTGTGGGAGAGCCCACGGCGTCCAGGAGGTGTATGAAGCATTAGATACCATCAGCTCATGTGGGCTGGCGAATTGGAGTATGGACCtcatctcttctctccctcATCAGACGCCAGAGATGTGGGAAGAGAGCTTGAAACTCACCATAGAAGCGAGACCTACTCATGTTTCGGTCTATGATTTGCAGGTGGAGCAAGATACCAAGTTCGGAGCTCT GTATACATCAGGGGAGTTCCCTCTTCCCTCCGAAACCCAATCCGCGCAGTTCTATAGGATGGCCTCGGAGAAGCTTTCTAATGCTGGGTACGACCATTACGAGATTAGCAGCTACTGTAAGAGTGGGTTTGAGTGTAAGCACAATCTTACTTACTGGAAGAACAAACCATTCTACGCATTTGGTCTTGGATCTGCAAGTTACATTGATGGGGTGAGATTCTCAAGGCCTAGAAAGATGAAAGAGTTCCTGGGCTATGTGCAGAATTTGGAGGATGGATTGGTTAACCATATCATTGGTAGTGTTGACGCGAAGGACACCGCGATGGATGTTGTGATGCTCTCCTTTAGAACCGCGAGAGGCTTAGACCTCAGGTCCTTCGCTGCAGAGTTTGGGAGCTATCTACCGATCTCCCTCTGCAAGGCACTTGGACCATATATGGAGAGCGGTCATGTGATTGCTCTGGATGAGAAGAGAAAAGCATTGCATGCAGATGAACTTGGATTTATGCTATCAAATGAGAAGAAGATTGAAGAGTTGGTGCACTTTCTTCGGCTTAGTGACCCAGAtggatttcttctttcaaaCGAGTTGATATCTGTTGCATTTGCAGCAATGTCTCCGTAA
- the LOC122079860 gene encoding uncharacterized protein LOC122079860, producing MGRATGIGFLLLSLSLLLQGIGASSTSPSQQDFRESVAARTLKQGQEHTHEIHCSRERSRAAWKIIDEYLMPFVEQEQYQIPSRCRLHPDNDLFRDQEQHKIHIDISEWRCGYCKKSFRAEKFLDQHFDSRHSNLLNSSHGKCLADFCGALHCDLVMDSKVRKTKCNPAAAARNRHLCESLADNCFPVNKGPSANRLHEFFLRQFCDAHTCNGKQKPFSRGGRKQTSILYLAISILTLMLLPIFYVIVYLYQREMKRGVQDLKRISKVGSKTKPL from the exons ATGGGGAGAGCCACGGGGATCGGCTTTCTCCTTCTCTCGCTGTCTCTGTTGTTGCAGGGAATAGGAGCTTCTTCAACTTCGCCCTCTCAACAG GATTTCAGAGAATCAGTTGCTGCAAG GACTCTGAAGCAAGGGCAAGAACACACTCATGAAATACATTGTTCAAGAGAAAGGAGCCGTGCTGCCTGGAAAATCATTGACGAG TATCTGATGCCCTTTGTTGAGCAAGAGCAATATCAAATTCCAAGTAGATGCAGGCTTCATCCTGACAATGATCTGTTCAGAGATCAGGAGCAGCACAAGATCCATATTGATATAAGTGAATGGCGGTGTGGGTACTGTAAGAAAAGCTTCCGGGCGGAGAAGTTTCTTGACCAGCATTTCGACAGTAGACACTCCAATCTGCTGAATTCT AGTCACGGCAAGTGCTTGGCAGATTTTTGTGGGGCATTGCATTGTGATCTTGTGATGGATTCCAAGGTGCGCAAGACTAAGTGCAATCCTGCAGCTGCTGCAAGGAACCGTCATCTTTGTGAG AGCCTTGCCGACAACTGTTTTCCTGTCAACAAAGGTCCTTCAGCAAACCGTCTTCATG AATTCTTCTTACGCCAGTTCTGTGATGCTCACACTTGCAATGGAAAGCAAAAACCCTTCTCTAGAGGGGGCAGG AAGCAAACAAGTATACTTTACCTAGCAATTTCAATATTGACTTTGATGCTGCTGCCTATATTCTATGTTATTGTCTATCTATACCAAAG AGAAATGAAGAGGGGTGTCCAAGATTTGAAGCGCATCTCAAAAGTTGGAAGCAAAACAAAACCTTTGTAG